The window TCCGTAACTTAGATAGCAAGAATCATTCAGAGATCAGAGAGCTCATGAAAGCAGAATGTACAGCACAGATTAGTTTCATACCCGTCAGAAGGTACAAAAGTCTGGACTACTCAACTCAGTCGAGCAGAGCTCCTAGTCGTTCGTCTTGGGCCAGATACATCAGGTGGAGGCTGACTTAGAGCACTGGCTCTACTTGCTTCACCAGTTCGAAGCCTCTTTTTCCTGGATGCAAGAGGTGGTTGGGTTTGGACGGGATTTGGCTCATCTTCTTCGTCTACTTCTTCTGCTTTGGGGATTGACAATCCCCACTGATTGCCACAGCTCGGGCAGGTTCTTTCAGCCTGCAATTTCTCGAGTTAGCGAAAGAGTTCGTCAGAGATGTTGTACGCAGTGGTTAGGTGAATGCGGCTATCTGGACATACCCGCCTCTGGGAAAATCTCTGCTTCAAGCAGTATTCATGAATTCGAGCTGTACAATTTTCATTAGGGCACAACTCCGCCTACCAACAATCAAATAATACAAATTAGATCAGAATCAATAAAAGGCAGAGATTCCTTTCACTTCCATCAGGTgctcaacatatatattaaagataCATTTCAATATGCATTGATGGTCTATCCATAACGCACATTGATGAACACTCTAGAGAAATGGTCTATAATGATATGGAAATCCAACAATCTAATATACGTTTCGAAAGGTAAGTCAAAAGTGGAGATAAccttgacagcagcttcattGCACACTTCGCATGAAGGAATATCATTGCTGCGGAACCAGCTTCGCAGATCAAGAAAGGATCTGATGCCAAGTCCAACCCTATCATCCACAGATATATAGAGCCACCTATCCCGGGTAAGCTCCTCGAGAGTCTTTTCCTTCTGAGACAATGAGAAGTTCCTAAATGCGGCAGGAATAGTGGATGGATGGTCCTGAGATTGAGACCCCGCTCCTGTCTGAACCTGAAAGCAGGCAGAAAGTGGTTCATGAGTCTTTGAATTAATAAACCAGCTTACTGATGAGCTATTGAAAAGATGGAACTCTAGCACACTCTGTTTGACTTCGTACAGGAAATTAAAAACACTTCGGGATGCAGGGGCCAATCAGACCTGATTCTCCAGCCGCACGTTGAGAGCTTCAATGCCAGATATGCTACCCTGAGCAGCAGCATCTTGCACAATTGCTTCTATCTGATACATGCCAACAGAAGTACACATGATTATAGCTGGCAGGATGAACGCAAACTACTGAATATGAGTcaacaattttaattctatGATCACCTCAGAGAAGATGTACAATTGGTAAGTCCAAAAGAAGGAATTCCAGACAAGCAATGTCACGAAGAATAACCTAAATGGGAGGTATGCTCTAGCTTACAGGAGCCTGCAGAGATCTACCTTTGAGTGGCTATTTCAGGCCGATAATAACATCATCGAGATCTCAAGGCATCACACTCAACTTCGTAACACTTGTATGATTATCAGTAATTGATAATTACTTCTGGACGGTTCTTCTCTCACACATATTGCATAAACAGCATAAAGAAAGAGGGAACGTGATCATCTTCAAGATAAATCCAAGCCAAGTTACAATTTTTAGT of the Punica granatum isolate Tunisia-2019 chromosome 6, ASM765513v2, whole genome shotgun sequence genome contains:
- the LOC116210550 gene encoding non-structural maintenance of chromosomes element 1 homolog, producing MAPPLTDGHKVLIQALLSRGPLPEEDFHSIFSGVTGKNPANHQQVFNDYLLKINRELSYVNCEVRGCRNQNDGNVHYGFVNNVADEESKLGTKYSVPQIAFYRAIIEAIVQDAAAQGSISGIEALNVRLENQVQTGAGSQSQDHPSTIPAAFRNFSLSQKEKTLEELTRDRWLYISVDDRVGLGIRSFLDLRSWFRSNDIPSCEVCNEAAVKAELCPNENCTARIHEYCLKQRFSQRRAERTCPSCGNQWGLSIPKAEEVDEEDEPNPVQTQPPLASRKKRLRTGEASRASALSQPPPDVSGPRRTTRSSARLS